In a genomic window of Hyalangium gracile:
- a CDS encoding acyl-CoA dehydrogenase family protein codes for MVNPFTEEHEAFRKTVRAWVEKELTPHALEWDRAGIFPREVFKQAGDLGFLGINHDPKFGGSGLDYWFVTAFCEELTYTRNAGVNMALMVQSQMATPIINEIGTDEQKREFLEPALKGEKIAALGISEPGVGSDVANMKTTARIDGDDYVINGSKMWITNGTRADFITLGVRTGEAGYGGISLVTFPTDVKGFSVSKKLDKVGNLSSDTAILYFEDCRIPRRYVLGEENEGFYSIMTNFQGERLVGAISTVAGMERMVEDSLRYGTEREAFGRPLIKFQVWRHKFVEHLTAIEAAKRLTYHAVALFDQKENPVKEISMAKLFAGDLAQKVAYDCQQFFGGMGYIEETHIARAWRDVRLITIGGGTSEIMKEIISKLYGF; via the coding sequence ATGGTCAACCCCTTCACCGAGGAGCATGAGGCCTTTCGCAAGACGGTGCGAGCCTGGGTCGAGAAGGAACTGACGCCCCATGCCCTGGAGTGGGATCGGGCAGGCATCTTCCCCCGCGAGGTCTTCAAGCAGGCGGGCGATCTCGGCTTCCTGGGCATCAACCACGATCCGAAGTTCGGCGGCAGCGGCCTGGACTACTGGTTCGTCACCGCGTTCTGCGAGGAGCTGACCTACACCCGCAACGCCGGCGTCAACATGGCCCTCATGGTCCAGAGCCAGATGGCCACCCCCATCATCAACGAGATCGGCACGGACGAGCAGAAGCGCGAGTTCCTCGAGCCCGCGCTCAAGGGCGAGAAGATCGCCGCCCTCGGCATCAGCGAGCCTGGGGTCGGCTCGGACGTGGCCAACATGAAGACGACGGCGCGCATCGACGGCGACGACTACGTCATCAACGGCTCGAAGATGTGGATCACCAACGGCACCCGCGCCGACTTCATTACCCTGGGTGTGCGCACGGGCGAGGCCGGCTACGGCGGCATCTCGCTGGTGACGTTCCCCACCGACGTGAAGGGCTTCTCGGTGTCCAAGAAGCTCGACAAGGTGGGCAACCTGTCCTCCGACACCGCCATCCTCTACTTCGAGGACTGCCGCATCCCTCGGCGCTACGTGCTGGGCGAGGAGAACGAGGGCTTCTACAGCATCATGACCAACTTCCAGGGCGAGCGCCTGGTGGGGGCCATCAGCACGGTGGCCGGCATGGAGCGCATGGTCGAGGACTCGCTGCGCTACGGCACCGAGCGCGAGGCCTTCGGCAGGCCCCTCATCAAGTTCCAGGTGTGGCGCCACAAGTTCGTCGAGCACCTCACCGCCATCGAGGCCGCCAAGCGCCTGACGTACCACGCGGTGGCGCTCTTCGATCAGAAGGAGAACCCCGTGAAGGAGATCTCCATGGCGAAGCTGTTCGCCGGAGATCTCGCCCAGAAGGTGGCCTACGACTGCCAGCAGTTCTTCGGCGGCATGGGCTACATCGAGGAGACGCACATCGCCCGGGCCTGGCGCGACGTGCGGCTCATCACCATCGGCGGTGGCACCTCGGAGATCATGAAGGAGATCATCTCCAAGCTGTACGGCTTCTGA